The Streptomyces sp. NBC_00691 genome has a segment encoding these proteins:
- a CDS encoding discoidin domain-containing protein, with product MRLNASAPPRRTTTPLPFVLAAVLLLVGGLLLALPDRAGAAADVLISQGRPATSSSVEDGTFGPEKAFDGVSTTRWASAEGVDPQWIRVDLGPSATVSRVKLVWEAAYAKAYRVEISTDGTTWTRLANETAGNGGTDDWTGLTGQGRYLRVYGTARGTSYGYSLFSVEAYGTTGSTQPPTGVFTVVAAGDIAAQCTASSSSCAHPKTAALAQRIAPSFYLTMGDNQYDDALLSDFRNYYDKSWGAFKAKTRPVPGNHETYDPAGPLAGYKSYFGSIAYPQGKPYYSYDQGNWHFVALDSNSFDDATQIQWLKDDLARNTKGCVAAYFHHPLYSSGGHGNDPVSKPVWQILYNAKADLVLNGHDHHYERFAPQDPEGRATADGIVEIVGGMGGAEPYDIETVQPNSQKRISGPYGVLKLDLTDTTYTWQYVGTDNQVKDSGPTYTCH from the coding sequence ATGCGCCTGAACGCCTCCGCCCCACCACGCCGCACCACCACCCCTCTCCCCTTCGTCCTCGCCGCCGTGCTGCTGCTCGTCGGCGGGCTCCTGCTCGCCCTCCCGGACCGGGCCGGAGCCGCCGCCGACGTCCTCATCTCCCAGGGCCGACCCGCCACCTCCTCCTCCGTCGAGGACGGCACCTTCGGCCCGGAGAAGGCCTTCGACGGCGTCTCCACCACCCGCTGGGCCAGCGCCGAAGGCGTCGACCCCCAGTGGATCCGCGTCGACCTCGGCCCCTCGGCCACCGTCTCCCGCGTCAAGCTCGTCTGGGAGGCCGCGTACGCCAAGGCCTACCGCGTCGAGATCTCCACCGACGGCACCACCTGGACCCGCCTCGCCAACGAGACAGCGGGGAACGGCGGCACGGACGACTGGACCGGACTCACCGGCCAGGGCCGCTACCTCCGCGTGTACGGGACCGCCCGCGGCACCTCGTACGGCTACTCGCTCTTCTCGGTGGAGGCCTACGGCACCACCGGCAGCACGCAGCCGCCCACCGGCGTCTTCACCGTCGTCGCGGCCGGCGACATCGCCGCCCAGTGCACGGCCTCCAGCAGCTCCTGCGCCCACCCCAAGACCGCGGCCCTGGCCCAGCGGATCGCGCCGTCCTTCTACCTGACCATGGGCGACAACCAGTACGACGACGCCCTGCTCTCCGACTTCCGCAACTACTACGACAAGTCCTGGGGCGCCTTCAAGGCGAAGACCCGCCCCGTGCCCGGCAACCACGAGACCTACGACCCGGCGGGCCCGCTCGCCGGATACAAGTCCTACTTCGGCTCGATCGCCTACCCGCAGGGCAAGCCGTACTACAGCTACGACCAGGGCAACTGGCACTTCGTCGCGCTCGACTCCAACTCCTTCGACGACGCCACCCAGATCCAGTGGCTCAAGGACGACCTCGCGCGGAACACCAAGGGCTGCGTCGCCGCCTACTTCCACCACCCGCTGTACTCCTCCGGCGGCCACGGCAACGACCCCGTCTCCAAGCCGGTCTGGCAGATCCTCTACAACGCCAAGGCCGACCTGGTGCTCAACGGCCACGACCACCACTACGAGCGCTTCGCTCCGCAGGACCCCGAAGGGCGGGCCACCGCCGACGGCATCGTCGAGATCGTGGGCGGCATGGGCGGAGCCGAGCCCTACGACATCGAGACCGTCCAGCCCAACAGCCAGAAGCGGATCAGCGGTCCGTACGGCGTCCTGAAGCTGGACCTCACCGACACCACCTACACCTGGCAGTACGTCGGCACCGACAACCAGGTGAAGGACTCCGGCCCGACCTACACCTGCCACTGA
- a CDS encoding MFS transporter: protein MTHTPGAPDATLPDHIPGPVTDAELPALRRRVQAVLLATQILGGLGIATGVALAAVLARDVSGSEALSGLASTATVAGPALLAMPLAALMASRGRRAGLVLAYLIGAVGAGVAVLGAVADSFPLLLLGLVGFGAGSSANLAARFAAADLAEPHRRARAISTVVWATTIGAVLGPNIAAPAGKSVAGLGIPATAGPFVWAAGVFVIAAAVVAVLLRPDPLLTARALHETAAGEAPEERSLRAGMRAVRESPKARLAVVTVAGSHTAMVSIMSMTPVALTHHGADIQLIGLVISGHIAGMYAFSPLMGWLSDRLGRLSVIGLAVGLIGVAALVAGTAGPSHGRTALGLFILGLGWSAGLVSGSALLTDSVPQAARAAVQGFSDFIMNTAAGVGGLAAGLIVAQAGYGPLNAIAACLLLPMAALALRGSLRKA, encoded by the coding sequence GTGACCCACACCCCCGGCGCCCCTGACGCCACCCTGCCCGACCACATACCCGGCCCCGTCACCGACGCCGAGCTCCCCGCGCTGCGCCGGCGCGTCCAGGCCGTGCTCCTCGCCACCCAGATCCTCGGAGGCCTCGGCATCGCCACCGGTGTCGCGCTCGCCGCCGTGCTCGCCAGGGACGTGAGCGGTTCCGAGGCACTGTCCGGTCTCGCGTCCACGGCGACCGTGGCGGGACCCGCGCTGCTCGCCATGCCACTGGCCGCCCTGATGGCCTCGCGGGGCCGCCGGGCCGGTCTCGTCCTCGCGTACCTCATCGGCGCGGTCGGCGCCGGGGTCGCCGTGCTCGGGGCGGTCGCCGACAGCTTCCCCCTGCTGCTCCTCGGCCTCGTCGGCTTCGGCGCCGGTTCCTCGGCCAATCTGGCGGCCCGCTTCGCCGCCGCCGACCTCGCCGAACCGCACCGCAGGGCGCGGGCCATCTCCACCGTGGTCTGGGCGACGACGATCGGCGCCGTCCTGGGGCCGAACATCGCCGCGCCGGCCGGGAAGAGCGTGGCCGGTCTGGGAATCCCCGCCACCGCGGGCCCCTTCGTCTGGGCCGCGGGAGTCTTCGTGATCGCGGCGGCCGTGGTGGCCGTGCTGCTCCGCCCCGACCCGCTCCTCACGGCCCGCGCGCTCCACGAGACGGCTGCGGGCGAGGCGCCGGAGGAACGTTCCCTGCGGGCCGGGATGCGGGCCGTACGGGAGTCCCCGAAGGCCCGTCTCGCGGTGGTGACCGTCGCCGGCTCGCACACCGCGATGGTGTCGATCATGTCGATGACCCCGGTGGCCCTCACCCACCACGGGGCGGACATCCAGCTGATCGGGCTCGTCATCAGTGGGCACATCGCCGGCATGTACGCCTTCTCGCCCCTGATGGGCTGGCTGTCCGACCGGCTGGGGCGGCTGTCGGTCATCGGGCTCGCGGTGGGTCTCATCGGCGTGGCGGCGCTCGTCGCGGGGACGGCGGGGCCCAGCCACGGCCGTACCGCCCTGGGCCTGTTCATCCTCGGCCTGGGCTGGTCGGCGGGTCTGGTGTCCGGCTCGGCGCTGCTCACGGACTCGGTTCCGCAGGCCGCGCGGGCGGCCGTCCAGGGGTTCTCCGACTTCATCATGAACACCGCCGCCGGCGTCGGCGGCCTCGCGGCGGGCCTGATCGTGGCGCAGGCGGGCTACGGGCCGCTCAACGCGATCGCCGCCTGCCTGCTGCTGCCGATGGCGGCGCTCGCGCTCCGGGGCTCCCTCCGTAAGGCGTGA
- a CDS encoding MFS transporter produces the protein MYLATTGRPDAPPAPSGARRRVPGTVLALGAVSLVTDISSEMVTAVLPLYLVLGLGLSPLQFGLLDGLSTGATALVRLLGGATADRGGRHKQVAGLGYALSACSRLGLLLAGGATGWIATAIAADRLGKGVRTAPRDALITLHSPPEDLGRAFGTHRAMDTTGALLGPLAAFALLWATADAYDAVFAVSFSVGAFGVLLWVLLVPGRTRGEKQGPVGPAGPRARDGGEEPLPRRGPLGGLLSGLRSPEYRRIVICAGILGAATIGDAFLYLLLQRRLAFDATWFPFLPLGAAAVYLLLAVPAGRLADRIGRRAPLLYGHGALLLAYGLLLAPLPDPVVLLGVLLLLGVFYAATDGVLMALAGPFLTEGRQASGLAVVQTAQALARLGAAVAFGAVWTASGPETALVAALVALAAAVCCAARLLPTTPSEPPTPPSPPSGAIDPCPN, from the coding sequence ATGTACCTCGCGACCACCGGTCGCCCGGACGCGCCGCCCGCCCCCTCGGGGGCCCGGCGGCGCGTCCCCGGCACCGTCCTCGCCCTCGGCGCGGTCAGCCTCGTCACCGACATCTCCTCGGAGATGGTGACCGCCGTCCTGCCGCTCTACCTGGTCCTCGGACTCGGCCTCTCCCCGCTCCAGTTCGGGCTGCTCGACGGCCTCTCGACCGGCGCCACCGCACTCGTACGCCTCCTCGGCGGCGCCACCGCCGACCGCGGCGGCCGCCACAAACAGGTCGCGGGGCTCGGCTACGCCCTGTCCGCCTGCTCCCGGCTCGGCCTCCTCCTCGCCGGCGGCGCGACCGGCTGGATCGCCACCGCGATCGCCGCCGACCGGCTCGGCAAAGGCGTCCGCACCGCCCCGCGCGACGCCCTCATCACCCTGCACAGCCCGCCCGAGGACCTGGGCCGCGCCTTCGGCACGCACAGGGCCATGGACACCACCGGCGCCCTGCTCGGCCCCCTGGCCGCCTTCGCGCTGCTGTGGGCGACGGCGGACGCCTACGACGCCGTCTTCGCCGTCAGCTTCAGCGTCGGGGCCTTCGGCGTCCTGCTGTGGGTGCTGCTCGTCCCCGGGCGGACACGCGGGGAGAAGCAGGGGCCCGTCGGCCCGGCGGGGCCACGCGCGCGTGACGGTGGCGAGGAGCCGCTCCCGCGGCGCGGACCCCTCGGTGGACTGCTCTCAGGGCTGCGCTCGCCCGAGTACCGGCGCATCGTGATCTGTGCCGGAATCCTCGGCGCCGCCACCATCGGCGACGCCTTCCTCTACCTGCTGCTCCAGCGAAGGCTCGCGTTCGACGCCACCTGGTTCCCGTTCCTGCCGCTCGGCGCGGCCGCCGTCTATCTGCTGCTCGCCGTCCCCGCAGGGCGCCTCGCCGACCGGATCGGGCGACGGGCACCGCTCCTGTACGGGCACGGTGCCCTGCTTCTCGCCTACGGACTGCTCCTCGCCCCCCTGCCCGACCCCGTGGTGCTGCTGGGCGTCCTCCTGCTGCTCGGAGTCTTCTACGCCGCCACCGACGGCGTCCTGATGGCCCTGGCAGGCCCGTTCCTGACCGAGGGCCGGCAGGCGAGCGGACTCGCCGTCGTCCAGACCGCGCAGGCGCTGGCCCGGCTCGGTGCCGCCGTCGCCTTCGGCGCCGTCTGGACCGCGAGCGGCCCGGAGACCGCCCTCGTCGCGGCGCTGGTCGCCCTCGCGGCGGCCGTCTGCTGCGCGGCGCGACTCCTGCCCACGACTCCCTCCGAGCCCCCCACCCCTCCGAGCCCTCCGAGCGGAGCGATCGACCCATGTCCGAACTGA
- a CDS encoding cupin domain-containing protein has product MTTHDQPSFAVHIPDAELEAEPLDPAQIVSGTPEVTGKVLWESADGKQLRGIWQITPGVVTDTEADELFVVVSGRATVAVEGGATLEIGPGDACVLREGDRTTWTVHETLRKAYHISL; this is encoded by the coding sequence ATGACGACACATGACCAGCCCTCCTTCGCCGTGCACATCCCCGACGCGGAGCTCGAGGCGGAGCCGCTCGACCCCGCCCAGATCGTCTCCGGTACGCCCGAGGTGACGGGCAAGGTGCTGTGGGAGTCCGCCGACGGCAAGCAGCTGCGGGGCATCTGGCAGATCACGCCCGGCGTCGTCACCGACACCGAGGCCGACGAGCTGTTCGTGGTGGTCTCCGGCCGGGCGACCGTCGCCGTCGAGGGCGGGGCGACCCTGGAGATCGGACCCGGTGACGCCTGTGTGCTCCGCGAGGGAGACCGGACGACCTGGACCGTGCACGAGACCCTGCGCAAGGCGTACCACATCAGCCTCTGA
- the uvrB gene encoding excinuclease ABC subunit UvrB — protein sequence MRPVSKIERSVAPFEVVSEYKPNGDQPAAIADLERRIRAGEKDVVLLGATGTGKSATTAWMIEKLQRPTLVMAPNKTLAAQLANEFRELLPNNAVEYFVSYYDYYQPEAYVPQSDTYIEKDSSINEEVERLRHSATNSLLTRRDVIVVASVSCIYGLGTPQEYVDRMVPLKVGEELDRDQLLRRFVDIQYTRNDLAFTRGTFRVRGDTIEIFPVYEELAVRIEMFGDEIEALSTLHPLTGEVISEDRELYVFPASHYVAGPERMERAVNDIERELEGRLAELDKQGKHLESQRLRMRTTYDLEMMRQIGSCSGIENYSMHFDGRDPGSAPNTLIDYFPEDFLLVIDESHVTVPQIGAMYEGDASRKRTLVDHGFRLPSALDNRPLKWEEFQERIGQTVYLSATPGAYELSRGDGFVEQIIRPTGLVDPEVVVKPTEGQIDDLVHEIRLRTERDERVLVTTLTKKMAEDLTDYFLELGIQVRYLHSDVDTLRRIELLRELRAGEYDVLVGINLLREGLDLPEVSLVAILDADKQGFLRSGTSLIQTIGRAARNVSGQVHMYADRITPAMEQAIDETNRRREKQIAYNTENGIDPQPLRKKINDIVATIAREEIDTEELLGSGYRQGKEGKAAKAPVPSLAAHGGKGRGKAGSTVELGDRPATELAAIIEEMTDRMRAAAAELQFEVAARLRDEVGELKKELRQMKEAGLA from the coding sequence ATGCGGCCCGTTTCCAAGATCGAACGTTCGGTGGCGCCCTTCGAGGTCGTCAGTGAGTACAAGCCCAACGGCGACCAGCCCGCGGCCATCGCCGACCTGGAGCGGCGTATCCGCGCGGGCGAGAAGGACGTCGTGCTCCTCGGTGCCACCGGCACCGGAAAGTCCGCCACCACCGCGTGGATGATCGAGAAGCTCCAGCGCCCCACCCTGGTGATGGCGCCGAACAAGACCCTGGCCGCCCAGCTGGCGAACGAGTTCCGCGAGCTCCTGCCGAACAACGCGGTCGAGTACTTCGTCTCGTACTACGACTACTACCAGCCCGAGGCGTACGTGCCGCAGTCGGACACGTACATCGAGAAGGACTCCTCCATCAACGAGGAGGTGGAGCGGCTCCGCCACTCCGCGACGAACTCCCTGCTCACCCGCAGGGACGTCATCGTGGTCGCCTCCGTCTCCTGCATCTACGGCCTCGGCACGCCCCAGGAGTACGTGGACCGGATGGTCCCGCTCAAGGTCGGCGAGGAACTCGACCGCGACCAGCTGCTCCGCCGCTTCGTCGACATCCAGTACACGCGGAACGACCTGGCGTTCACCCGCGGCACCTTCCGCGTCCGCGGCGACACCATCGAGATCTTCCCGGTCTACGAGGAGCTCGCCGTCCGCATCGAGATGTTCGGCGACGAGATCGAGGCACTCTCCACGCTGCACCCGCTCACCGGCGAGGTCATCAGCGAGGACCGCGAGCTGTACGTGTTCCCCGCCAGCCACTACGTCGCCGGCCCGGAGCGCATGGAGCGCGCGGTCAACGACATCGAGCGCGAGCTGGAGGGCCGCCTCGCCGAGCTCGACAAGCAGGGCAAGCACCTGGAGTCCCAGCGCCTGCGCATGCGGACCACCTACGACCTGGAGATGATGCGTCAGATCGGCTCCTGCTCCGGCATCGAGAACTACTCGATGCACTTCGACGGCCGCGACCCCGGCTCCGCTCCGAACACCCTCATCGACTACTTCCCCGAGGACTTCCTCCTCGTCATCGACGAGTCGCACGTGACCGTGCCCCAGATCGGCGCCATGTACGAGGGCGACGCCTCCCGCAAGCGGACGCTGGTCGACCACGGCTTCCGGCTCCCCTCCGCCCTCGACAACCGCCCGCTCAAGTGGGAGGAGTTCCAGGAGCGCATCGGCCAGACCGTCTACCTCTCCGCCACCCCCGGCGCGTACGAACTCTCGCGCGGCGACGGCTTCGTCGAGCAGATCATCCGCCCCACCGGGCTCGTCGACCCCGAGGTCGTCGTCAAGCCCACCGAGGGCCAGATCGACGACCTGGTCCACGAGATCCGGCTGCGCACCGAGCGTGACGAGCGGGTCCTCGTCACCACCCTCACCAAGAAGATGGCCGAGGACCTCACCGACTACTTCCTGGAGCTCGGCATCCAGGTGCGCTACCTGCACAGCGACGTCGACACCCTGCGCCGGATCGAACTGCTGCGGGAGCTGCGCGCCGGTGAGTACGACGTCCTCGTCGGCATCAACCTCCTCCGTGAGGGCCTCGACCTCCCCGAGGTGTCCCTCGTGGCCATCCTCGACGCCGACAAGCAGGGCTTCCTGCGCTCCGGGACCTCCCTGATCCAGACGATCGGCCGCGCCGCGCGAAACGTCTCGGGACAGGTCCACATGTACGCGGACCGCATCACCCCGGCGATGGAGCAGGCCATCGACGAGACGAACCGGCGCCGCGAGAAGCAGATCGCGTACAACACCGAGAACGGCATCGACCCGCAGCCGCTCCGCAAGAAGATCAACGACATCGTCGCGACCATCGCGCGCGAGGAGATCGACACCGAGGAACTCCTCGGCAGCGGCTACCGCCAGGGCAAGGAGGGCAAGGCCGCCAAGGCCCCCGTCCCCTCGCTCGCCGCGCACGGTGGCAAGGGCAGGGGCAAGGCCGGCTCGACGGTCGAGCTCGGGGACCGGCCCGCAACCGAACTGGCCGCGATCATCGAGGAGATGACCGACCGGATGCGCGCCGCCGCCGCCGAGCTGCAGTTCGAGGTGGCCGCCCGGCTCCGTGACGAAGTGGGCGAGCTGAAGAAGGAGTTGCGCCAGATGAAGGAGGCGGGACTCGCCTGA
- a CDS encoding pseudouridine-5'-phosphate glycosidase — protein sequence MSTQVSEEVREALHEGRPVVALESTIIAHGLPRPRNLVVALELEELVRAGGAVPATIAVVDGRARVGLDRAALTRIAEDPAVRKLGHRDLAPALAAGVTGATTVSATAWLADAAGIRVFATGGLGGVHREWTDTQDESADLRLLARVGTTVVCAGVKSILDVPATLQRLETLGVTVVGYGTDRFPGFYLASSGEPVDWTLRTPEAVAAVLRAQDRLGGPRAALIVANPVPVAEQLDPALHDRVLAGGLTAAKEKGITGQAVTPFLLEYLTVHTEGASLEANLAAVRGNVRLAAGIAGAYGASGR from the coding sequence ATGTCCACACAGGTGTCCGAAGAGGTACGCGAGGCGCTCCACGAGGGGCGTCCCGTCGTCGCGCTGGAATCGACGATCATCGCCCACGGCCTGCCGCGCCCCCGGAACCTGGTGGTGGCCCTGGAACTGGAGGAGCTGGTGCGGGCCGGGGGCGCCGTCCCCGCCACGATCGCCGTGGTCGACGGCAGGGCCAGGGTCGGCCTCGACCGGGCGGCCCTGACCCGGATCGCCGAGGACCCGGCGGTACGGAAGCTGGGGCACCGCGACCTCGCCCCGGCCCTGGCGGCCGGCGTCACCGGGGCGACGACGGTGTCGGCGACGGCCTGGCTCGCGGACGCGGCCGGCATCCGGGTGTTCGCGACGGGAGGGCTCGGCGGTGTCCACCGCGAGTGGACCGACACTCAGGACGAGTCCGCCGACCTCCGGCTGCTCGCCCGCGTCGGCACCACCGTGGTCTGCGCCGGGGTCAAGTCGATCCTCGACGTGCCCGCGACGCTCCAGCGCCTGGAGACGCTCGGCGTCACGGTCGTGGGGTACGGCACGGACCGCTTCCCCGGCTTCTATCTCGCCTCCTCGGGCGAACCGGTCGACTGGACCCTGCGGACCCCGGAGGCGGTGGCCGCGGTGCTACGGGCCCAGGACCGGCTCGGCGGGCCACGGGCGGCGCTGATCGTGGCCAATCCGGTGCCGGTGGCGGAGCAGCTGGATCCCGCGCTGCACGACCGGGTGCTCGCGGGCGGCCTGACGGCGGCGAAGGAGAAGGGGATCACCGGGCAGGCGGTGACGCCGTTCCTGCTCGAATACCTGACGGTGCACACGGAGGGAGCGTCCCTGGAGGCCAATCTGGCGGCGGTACGGGGCAATGTGCGGCTCGCGGCGGGGATCGCGGGGGCGTACGGCGCGAGTGGCCGGTGA
- a CDS encoding carbohydrate kinase family protein — protein sequence MSRAAGALLVVGDVVTDVVARHRTPLAPATDTAAEIRTLPGGAGANAACWAARSGCSDVRVLGRVGTDAADWHERALRHAGVRPLLVRDPDAATASVIALVDSSAERTFLTDSGAALRLSPGDWSAALLDGVARLHLSGYLFFASPSHGTARQALRDAREAGVPVSVDPASAGFLAELGADRFLAAADGAEVLLPNADEARSLTGRDEPDGAAAELSRRFPLVVVTLGASGALVAEDGSVTARVTAPAVRPVDSTGAGDAFTGAFLAALLAGADPAKAAEAGCRAGAEAVTVVGGRPQAGPAGN from the coding sequence GTGAGCCGGGCGGCGGGTGCGCTGCTCGTCGTCGGGGACGTGGTCACGGACGTCGTCGCCCGGCACCGGACCCCGCTGGCGCCCGCGACCGACACGGCGGCGGAGATACGGACCCTGCCGGGCGGCGCGGGAGCCAACGCGGCCTGCTGGGCGGCGCGTTCCGGCTGCTCTGACGTGCGCGTCCTCGGCCGGGTGGGGACGGACGCGGCCGACTGGCACGAGCGGGCGCTGCGGCACGCGGGCGTGCGCCCCCTGCTCGTCCGGGACCCGGACGCGGCGACGGCCAGCGTGATCGCGCTCGTGGACTCCTCGGCGGAGCGCACCTTCCTCACCGACAGCGGCGCCGCCCTGCGCCTCTCCCCCGGCGACTGGTCGGCGGCTCTGCTCGACGGCGTGGCCCGGCTGCATCTCTCCGGCTACCTGTTCTTCGCCTCGCCGAGCCACGGGACCGCGCGACAGGCACTGCGGGACGCGCGGGAGGCGGGGGTCCCGGTGAGCGTGGACCCGGCGTCGGCGGGGTTCCTGGCGGAGCTGGGGGCGGACCGGTTCCTCGCGGCGGCCGACGGTGCGGAGGTCCTGCTGCCCAACGCCGACGAGGCCCGGTCGCTCACCGGGCGGGACGAACCGGATGGGGCGGCGGCCGAGTTGAGCCGCCGGTTCCCGCTGGTCGTCGTCACCCTGGGGGCGTCGGGCGCCCTGGTCGCCGAGGACGGCTCGGTGACCGCGCGGGTGACGGCGCCCGCGGTCCGGCCGGTGGACTCGACCGGCGCGGGCGACGCGTTCACCGGGGCCTTCCTGGCGGCCCTGCTCGCGGGCGCGGACCCCGCGAAGGCCGCCGAGGCGGGCTGCCGCGCGGGCGCGGAGGCGGTCACCGTGGTGGGCGGGCGACCTCAGGCGGGACCCGCGGGCAACTGA
- a CDS encoding TolB family protein, producing the protein MSELNGARPSTRTRVWILVLALLLLGGGATAYTLRAASGREAAVAGTADPGFTLDRAPGALYARDAASGRIARVDPSAPGGRVVGGPSCDRFHAAGPTALCLQRRPGVPARSYVLVLDRRLREIRRIGLPGIPSRARVSASGNMLSWTMFATGDSYARSSFSTRTSILDLRTGYLVKNIEQIPLTLGGRRHHAPDVNYWGVSFAADDNRFYATVSTGGRTHLVEGDMRGWSAKALRENVECPSLSPDGTRLAFKKRVSDGPSEPWRLYVYDLATGREHAVAERRGIDDQALWTDRSTLAYGYGGAVWSVPADGTGTPRRLASGASSPAAPH; encoded by the coding sequence ATGTCCGAACTGAACGGCGCCCGCCCGTCCACCCGTACGCGCGTGTGGATCCTCGTCCTCGCCCTTCTGCTGCTCGGCGGCGGCGCCACCGCCTACACGCTGCGCGCGGCCTCGGGCCGCGAGGCCGCCGTCGCCGGGACCGCCGACCCCGGCTTCACCCTCGACCGCGCCCCCGGCGCGCTCTACGCGCGGGACGCGGCGAGCGGCCGCATCGCGCGCGTGGACCCGTCCGCGCCCGGCGGCCGGGTGGTGGGCGGCCCCTCCTGCGACCGCTTCCACGCGGCCGGTCCCACCGCCCTCTGCCTCCAGCGCAGGCCGGGCGTCCCGGCCCGCTCCTACGTCCTCGTGCTCGACCGCCGGCTGCGCGAGATCCGCCGGATCGGACTGCCGGGCATCCCCAGCCGGGCCAGGGTCTCCGCCTCGGGGAACATGCTCTCCTGGACGATGTTCGCGACCGGCGACTCCTACGCGCGCTCGTCCTTCTCCACCAGGACCTCGATCCTCGATCTGCGCACCGGCTATCTGGTGAAGAACATCGAGCAGATCCCGCTCACTCTCGGCGGCCGCCGCCACCATGCCCCCGACGTCAACTACTGGGGCGTCAGCTTCGCCGCCGACGACAACCGCTTCTACGCGACCGTCTCCACGGGGGGCCGCACCCATCTCGTCGAGGGCGACATGCGGGGCTGGTCCGCCAAGGCCCTGCGGGAGAACGTCGAATGCCCGTCGCTGTCCCCGGACGGCACCCGGCTCGCCTTCAAGAAGCGGGTCTCCGACGGCCCGAGCGAGCCGTGGCGGCTGTACGTGTACGACCTGGCCACCGGGCGCGAACACGCGGTCGCCGAGCGGCGCGGCATCGACGACCAGGCGCTGTGGACGGACCGGAGCACTCTCGCGTACGGCTACGGGGGAGCGGTCTGGTCGGTCCCGGCCGACGGCACGGGCACCCCGCGCCGACTCGCGAGCGGCGCCTCCTCCCCGGCGGCGCCGCACTGA
- a CDS encoding MHYT domain-containing protein — protein sequence MQGTVDGFSYGIVTPVAAFLMACLGGALGLRCTTRSLRHRDSFKAGWLALGATSIGTGIWTMHFIAMMGFSVRQAPIHYDLPITFASLGVAVLMVGIGIFIVGYRGATALTLVTGGTITGLGVATMHYLGMAGMRLQGRIEYDTLTVATSVVIAVVAATTALWAAVSVHGFLASLGASLVMGVAVSGMHYTAMSAVSVHLHGPEPVKGTGDTATSLLLPMLIGPAVFLILAAVVVMFDPLLVMGDPDWQGPAGRAPHRPGVPAPRHVPSYGEPANWTARPAGRGARRSVPRGGHRSQDW from the coding sequence ATGCAGGGCACGGTCGACGGATTCAGCTACGGGATCGTCACTCCGGTGGCGGCCTTTCTCATGGCGTGCCTCGGCGGCGCCCTCGGCCTGCGCTGCACCACGAGATCGCTCCGACACCGCGACAGCTTCAAGGCGGGCTGGCTCGCCCTCGGCGCCACGTCGATCGGCACCGGCATCTGGACCATGCACTTCATCGCCATGATGGGCTTCTCGGTCCGGCAGGCGCCCATCCACTACGACCTGCCCATCACCTTCGCCAGCCTGGGCGTCGCCGTCCTGATGGTCGGCATCGGGATCTTCATCGTCGGGTACCGGGGGGCGACCGCCCTCACCCTGGTCACGGGCGGCACCATCACGGGCCTCGGCGTGGCCACCATGCACTACCTCGGCATGGCCGGGATGCGACTGCAGGGGCGGATCGAGTACGACACGCTCACCGTCGCGACGTCCGTGGTCATCGCCGTCGTGGCGGCCACGACGGCCCTCTGGGCGGCCGTGTCGGTACATGGATTTCTGGCCAGTCTCGGTGCGAGCCTGGTGATGGGCGTCGCCGTGAGTGGTATGCACTACACCGCCATGTCGGCGGTCAGTGTCCACCTGCACGGCCCGGAGCCGGTCAAGGGCACCGGCGACACCGCCACCTCGCTGCTGCTGCCGATGCTGATCGGTCCGGCGGTCTTCCTCATCCTCGCCGCCGTCGTCGTCATGTTCGATCCGCTGCTCGTGATGGGCGACCCGGACTGGCAGGGCCCCGCCGGCCGCGCCCCGCACCGCCCCGGCGTGCCCGCCCCGCGCCATGTGCCGTCCTACGGCGAGCCCGCCAACTGGACGGCCCGGCCCGCCGGCCGCGGGGCCCGCAGGAGCGTCCCGAGGGGCGGCCACCGCTCCCAGGACTGGTGA
- a CDS encoding methylated-DNA--[protein]-cysteine S-methyltransferase yields MDIEAGPGVGGRAVPVEWTVMESLIGPLFLAATGRGLVRVEFHADAARRELMLDRLAAQLGAEPVERASGLLAGAIRGLDRYFAGEPGDLDLPLDWSLTAGFNRQVLRELASGVPYGSVVGYGDLARRVGQPGAAQAVGAAMGSNPLPVVVPCHRVVESDGGLGGFGGGLETKRQLLALEGVLPTPLF; encoded by the coding sequence ATGGACATCGAAGCGGGACCGGGGGTCGGCGGGCGGGCCGTCCCGGTGGAGTGGACGGTCATGGAGAGCCTCATCGGGCCGCTCTTCCTGGCCGCGACCGGGCGGGGGCTCGTGCGGGTCGAGTTCCACGCCGACGCGGCGCGGCGGGAGCTGATGCTCGACCGGCTGGCGGCGCAGCTCGGAGCGGAGCCGGTGGAGCGCGCCTCGGGGCTGCTCGCCGGCGCGATACGCGGGCTCGACCGGTACTTCGCGGGCGAGCCGGGCGACCTCGACCTGCCCCTGGACTGGAGCCTGACGGCCGGGTTCAACCGGCAGGTGCTGCGCGAGCTGGCGAGCGGCGTGCCGTACGGCAGCGTCGTCGGCTACGGGGACCTGGCCAGGCGCGTGGGCCAGCCGGGGGCGGCGCAGGCGGTCGGCGCGGCGATGGGGTCCAATCCGCTGCCGGTCGTGGTGCCGTGCCACCGGGTGGTGGAGAGCGACGGCGGTCTCGGCGGCTTCGGGGGCGGTCTGGAGACCAAGCGGCAGTTGCTCGCACTGGAGGGCGTGCTGCCGACGCCGCTGTTCTGA